One Marasmius oreades isolate 03SP1 chromosome 2, whole genome shotgun sequence DNA segment encodes these proteins:
- a CDS encoding uncharacterized protein (BUSCO:EOG09260RNZ): MIRTELTSTLLAGSCLLDSTSTPQNNLKGALIERLTTYYATLGVSSSISDTCTLEEAQLRTAIESLCIVERIQGIISVNNGSTSTEEPPLLGVRDLAQIRTLLSISFHWGVEPLLSRIVSAWPERPNVATSNVTQIIDLTTMPEDYHRLSDLTSRILRLVFPAGPQQKSSNSLITEALLNRHLKDIFEPAIALGWLPKSLASDSMPPLEDARPFVMRLLGTLPVSQTIAALGGVISTRSSVQHVRRACGYLLSRQLLRPDGIRGLCAAIFGESEGDDIKLEQLEHVSRTLSMVPANINPQDYFSAIIPRLVDLLHDAKSIAFRRASSFTISRLLTNIETSSPAPQIILSTLHFPFLHVSSPGMAGGSPSFPDVAYALSSLSILLANSDPSPKLISTLLSPIIAPLYAVMHHLDSSRTSDPSTREIVHDTIMTWFRVSAAEEAVATLMFILDDQDGKLELGFDGKIKRAERISDPLSLFTPESLRQAEETGQLESGANWLDLYPDPVRFVGFIQSINRQDIISNFFVLVLEAYRDNEKQNNDPIQTLRYLQVIIQMQTFLSNDSKLGGFQDPVQILKFIEQVLEDSQRHPNQTSQKKEDFPSRLAQLSLEEDRDTMEEGEDSDDDMVDSEKRDIGTEMTETALIILLSVLEGNKALSTRTTPILSNILLLLEHLITGDSPNGIKELAREVRLVLTARLAMQNAPNFKDDEDSHQRDVQKVYQQALKLLQDPILPLRAHGLLLLRQLVSPSRSEQFKAVDPALIPAIQDVFMQSVQDNDSYIFLNAVQGLAALVDHGGAPVLKRMLDTYTCGIDGLEGSSMSQQDLDTRLRLGEATGIVVSRCGTTLGTHGNYIVPSLLRVLRSSNVPTALKMSALSLLADCQKTYPLVLLPFFGDLSGGTLDLIQLETRSTEFATTIEDEPTSKNSKFPGLRRAALHFMSLLLKGTIENIYDTSFRRSIYSEDLIRRTKLILSYISDTDADVVVRVMAREALELSKQLEYAIIDPFAVG, from the exons ATGATTCGGACTGAACTCACATCAACTTTACTTGCTGGATCCTGTTTACTCGACTCGACCTCCACGCCTCAAAACAATCTGAAAGGCGCACTCATTGAGCGTCTGACTACGTATTATGCTACTCTTGGTGTATCTTCTTCCATCAGTGATACATGCACCCTCGAAGAAGCACAACTCCGTACCGCCATCGAGTCTCTCTGTATAGTAGAGCGTATTCAGGGGATAATATCAGTTAACAATGGCAGCACTAGTACCGAAGAACCTCCCTTACTCGGTGTTCGCGACCTGGCCCAAATCAGAACCCTTCTGTCTATTTCTTTTCATTGGGGTGTAGAGCCATTACTTTCTCGGATCGTATCTGCCTGGCCCGAGAGACCCAACGTTGCGACCTCTAATGTCACTCAAATTATAGACCTAACGACAATGCCAGAAGATTATCATCGTCTCTCCGACTTGACGTCACGAATCCTTCGTTTGGTATTTCCTGCTGGTCCCCAGCAAAAGTCATCGAATTCTCTCATCACAGAAGCCCTTCTGAACCGGCACCTCAAAGACATCTTCGAACCCGCAATAGCCCTTGGCTGGCTCCCCAAATCTTTAGCATCGGACTCGATGCCTCCGCTTGAAGATGCAAGGCCGTTTGTAATGCGCTTGTTGGGCAC gttaccagtttcacagaCCATCGCAGCTCTAGGCGGGGTGATATCAACTCGTTCTTCTGTTCAGCACGTACGACGAGCATGCGGCTACCTATTGAGCAGACAACTTCTGCGGCCAGACGGAATCAGGGGCCTTTGCGCCGCCATTTTTGGCGAATCAGAAGGAGACGACATAAAATTAGAACAGCTTGAACATGTATCTCGCACGCTCTCAATGGTGCCAGCTAACATAAACCCACAG GACTATTTCTCGGCAATCATCCCTAGACTCGTCGATCTTCTTCACGACGCCAAAAGCATCGCTTTTCGGAGAGCTTCGTCGTTCACAATATCACGTTTACTGACCAACATTGAAACTAGTTCGCCCGCGCCTCAGATCATCCTCTCAACGTTACACTTCCCATTTCTCCATGTGTCCTCTCCGGGGATGGCAGGGGGGTCACCATCCTTCCCGGATGTCGCCTATGCGTTGTCCAGTTTATCTATTCTTCTCGCCAATTCAGACCCCTCTCCTAAGCTTATTTCGACTTTACTCTCTCCGATCATAGCACCGTTGTATGCCGTTATGCATCATCTTGATTCATCCAGAACGTCCGATCCCTCGACGCGAGAGATCGTCCACGACACAATTATGACGTGGTTCAGAGTATCAGCCGCAGAGGAAGCTGTCGCTACTTTGATGTTTATATTAGACGATCAAGACGGGAAACTGGAGCTGGGGTTTGACGGCAAGATCAAGCGGGCAGAAAG GATAAGCGATCCTCTATCTCTCTTCACACCGGAAAGTCTCAGGCAGGCGGAGGAGACCGGCCAGCTAGAATCTGGGGCGAATTGGCTCGACCTGTATCCAGACCCTGTCCGCTTTGTTGGGTTTATACAATCTATCAATCGACAAGATATTATTTCCAACTTCTTTGTATTAGTGCTCGAGGCCTATCGAGACAACGAAAAGCAGAACAATGACCCCATCCA AACTCTCCGTTATTTGCAAGTCATTATACAGATGCAGACTTTTCTATCCAATGACTCGAAACTGGGAGGTTTCCAGGACCCTGTGCAGATACTCAAATTTATCGAGCAGGTACTCGAAGATTCACAGAGACACCCTAATCAAACGAGCCAAAAGAAGGAAGACTTTCCCTCGAGACTCGCCCAGTTGAGTCTGGAAGAAGATCGTGACACAATGGAGGAGGGAGAGGACAGCGATGATGACATGGTTGACTCTGAGAAACGGGATATCGGTACCGAAATGACAGAGACCGCACTGATAATCCTCCTTTCTGTGCTGGAAG GAAACAAAGCGCTTTCTACTCGAACGACACCAATCCTCAGCAACATACTACTACTTCTAGAACACCTCATAACCGGCGACTCCCCAAACGGTATTAAAGAATTGGCACGGGAGGTTAGGCTTGTTTTGACCGCTCGCCTGGCGATGCAAAATGCGCCAAACTTCAAGGACGATGAAGATTCACATCAGAGAGACGTCCAAAAAGTTTACCAACAGGCCTTGAAACTGCTTCAGGATCCCATCCTTCCTTTGCGCGCACACGGTCTACTACTTCTCCGCCAATTGGTATCCCCGTCGCGATCCGAACAATTCAAGGCAGTGGATCCGGCACTCATACCGGCTATACAAGATGTCTTTATGCAGTCGGTCCAGGATAACGACTCGTATATTTTCCTGAATGCTGTACAGGGTTTAGCCGCTTTGGTAGATCATGGTGGCGCGCCAGTGTTGAAGCGCATGTTAGACACTTATACTTGTGGAATTGACGGCCTAGAAGGAAGCAGCATGTCGCAACAGGATCTCGACACGAGGCTTCGACTTGGCGAAGCCACAGGAATAGTTGTAAGTCGTTGTGGGACGACCTTGGGTACTCACG GAAATTACATCGTTCCTTCTCTCCTACGAGTCTTGAGGTCAAGCAATGTACCCACCGCTCTCAAAATGTCTGCATTATCACTTTTGGCTGATTGTCAAAAGACATACCCTTTGGTCCTCCTTCCGTTCTTTGGCGACCTCTCAGGCGGCACGCTAGATCTCATTCAACTAGAAACTCGTTCGACGGAGTTCGCAACAACCATAGAGGACGAACCAACCTCAAAAAACTCCAAATTTCCCGGTCTACGACGTGCCGCACTCCATTTCATGTCACTTCTACTGAAAGGAACAATAGAAAACATTTATGATACATCATTCAGGAGGTCTATTTATTCGGAAGATCTCATTCGACGAACGAAGTTAATTCTATCGTATATATCAGACACCGATGCAGATGTAGTGGTACGAGTAATGGCACGGGAGGCATTGGAATTGTCTAAGCAGCTGGAGTACGCCATAATCGATCCCTTTGCTGTAGGATAA
- the SUP35 gene encoding translation termination factor GTPase eRF3: protein MSKLNAGAFAFVPGKSFALPQQNQNPHPPIEQPEPTEAPRPPTTISLNIGGSKPPQKTAQRQELQEAPAPPPTISLNIGGSKLATTQPAPAAAPPSHSQSQGKPAAPSLPPPKPKAESSAPSKTFTLEKSKTDTVTVAKEVQAVADKAILEDLFGAGTPHDPSSHVIGSDLIHPQVKEHLNIVFVGHVDAGKSTMGGNLLFITGTVDKRTMEKLEREAKEAGRESWYLSWALDSTPQERSKGKTVEVGRAYFESVARRYTILDAPGHKTFVPSMISGAAQADIAILVISARKGEFETGFERGGQTREHVMLVKTAGVSKLVIAINKMDDATVNWDKARFDEIKEKLTPFVKAAGFNPKADVTFVPVSAYTGKNLKDRVGKDAPWWDGPSFLELLDNMPMVDRKVNAPLMLPVSEKYKDMGSIIVGKIESGHMRKGEELLLMPNKVIVEVAAIYNELEEELNSAICGDNVRLRLRGVEDDDISPGFVLTSPSRPIHAVRQFEAQLAILEHKSIICAGYSAVMHVHTLAEEVTLPALLHYFDKATGRKSKKPPQFAKKGQKIVALIEATAPVCVERFADYPQLGRFTLRDEGRTIAIGKITKLIDSHAVIDEVAEGVSNVTVTN from the exons ATGAGCAAACTCAACGCAGGCGCCTTTGCTTTTGTCCCAGGAAAGTCATTTGCTCTGCCTCAACAGAATCAAAATCCACATCCGCCTATTGAACAACCAGAGCCGACGGAAGCACCTCGTCCTCCTACCACGATTTCCCTCAATATCGGTGGCTCGAAACCTCCTCAGAAAACTGCTCAACGACAGGAATTACAAGAAGCACCAGCCCCTCCTCCAACGATTTCTCTCAACATTGGCGGTTCCAAACTGGCCACCACACAGCCTGCACCTGCAGCAGCACCTCCATCGCACTCTCAGTCTCAAGGTAAACCTGCCGCACCTTCACTTCCACCTCCAAAGCCAAAAGCAGAGTCTTCTGCACCTTCCAAAACATTCACTCTTGAGAAGAGTAAAACAGACACTGTCACTGTTGCGAAAGAAGTACAGGCTGTAGCAGACAAGGCCATCCTCGAGGATCTCTTTGGAGCAGGTACACCCCACGATCCATCTTCTCATGTGATCGGTTCTGATCTCATTCACCCCCAAGTCAAGGAACATCTGAACATAGTCTTCGTCGGCCATGTCGATGCGGGTAAGAGCACCATGGGTGGAAATCTTTTATTTATCACCGGAACGGTCGACAAGCGAACCATGGAGAAACTTGAACGCGAGGCAAAAGAGGCCGGCCGAGAGTCATGGTATCTCAGCTGGGCTCTTGATTCTACCCCTCAAGAGCGCTCGAAGGGAAAGACTGTCGAAGTTGGTCGTGCCTACTTCGAATCCGTTGCCCGTCGCTATACTATTCTTGATGCTCCTGGGCACAAAACATTTGTACCTTCCATGATATCTGGTGCTGCTCAGGCCGATATCGCTATTCTAGTTATCTCCGCTCGTAAGGGAGAATTCGAGACGGGTTTCGAGCGAGGAGGGCAAACCCGTGAACACGTCATGTTAGTCAAGACCGCTGGTGTATCGAAGCTTGTTATCGCCATCAACAAGATGGACGACGCGACAGTGAACTGGGACAAGGCCCGTTTCGACGAAATCAAAGAGAAGCTCACACCGTTCGTGAAAGCCGCTGGTTTCAACCCAAAAGCAGATGTCACCTTTGTACCCGTTTCTGCTTACACCGGAAAGAATTTGAAAGATCGCGTGGGTAAAGATGCCCCATGGTGGGA CGGACCCTCTTTCCTTGAATTGCTCGACAACATGCCCATGGTGGATAGAAAGGTCAACGCACCTTTGATGTTGCCCGTTTCAGAAAAATACAAAGATATGGGCAGCATTATTGTCGGAAAGATCGAGTCTGGTCATATGCGGAAGGGCGAAGAACTCCTCCTCATGCCTAACAAAGTTATCGTTGAGGTTGCCGCTATCTACAATGAATTAGAGGAGGAGCTCAACTCTGCTATTTGTGGGGACAACGTCCGCCTCCGTTTACGTGGTGTGGAGGACGACGATATAAGCCCAGGATTTGTCCTTACAAGTCCGTCGAGACCTATTCATGCTGTCCGGCAATTTGAGGCGCAACTGGCTATCCTCGAACACAAGAGTATCATTTGTGCAGGTTATTCTGCAGTCATGCACGTTCATACATTAGCAGAGGAGGTCACACTGCCG GCATTACTTCATTATTTCGACAAAGCGACTGGACGCAAGTCCAAAAAACCACCGCAATTTGCCAAAAAAG GGCAAAAGATTGTAGCCTTGATTGAGGCAACTGCGCCTGTCTGCGTAGAAAGATTTGCTGACTATCCTCAGCTAGGGCGATTCACCCTTCGAGATGAAGGTCGAACAATAGCTATTGGGAAG ATAACCAAGCTTATCGATTCGCATGCGGTCATAGACGAGGTTGCAGAGGGGGTCAGTAATGTTACGGTGACAAATTGA